Proteins from a single region of Candidatus Amarolinea dominans:
- the ligA gene encoding NAD-dependent DNA ligase LigA, whose product MTMDLMQKAAALRQALNYHGYLYHVLDAPQISDAEYDALLNELRRLEADHPELQAADSPTQRLGGWVADRFVKVRHPQPMLSLSNAFNPGELRAWRERTLRLLSPEVGQTLSYVVEPKIDGLTVVLHYDNGRFVLGATRGDGTEGEDITANLRTVRGLPLTIPLTGKQPAPARLVVRGEAYVNVADFQRFNEQSAAQEGRTYANPRNFAAGALRQLDSAISAQRPLRLWAYQVVVLEGAAPLATQWDALTFLRDLGFPVISLGEHIRLFDDFEPLVDYVVAWEDQRQALPYETDGLVIKINQVALHEELGFVGKEPRWATAYKYPAHEVITRLLDIQVNVGRTGSINPFAVLEPAAVGGVMVRNATLHNADYVAELDLRIGDRVIIKRAGEVIPQVLRSLPELRDGSERVWTMPEKCPVCGEAIQRPAGEAAYHCVNSACPAQLVRGIEHFVSRGAMDIEGFGIRQAELFVQLGFITDLADIYYLHERRAELLGREGFGEKKVSNLLSAIEASKERPFSRLLNALGIHGVGAVGAETIASHFGGIEALLTATADDLSQISGVGPVLAASVVDWFSHAPNRRTIERLRAAGVRLAADAPALVGPQTFAGMTFVITGTLEGLSRDGAKALIEAQGGKVTDSMSKKTNYLLLGTNPGSKAAKAAGLGVPTISLDDLLRLLHA is encoded by the coding sequence ATGACCATGGATCTGATGCAAAAAGCCGCCGCCCTACGCCAGGCGCTCAACTATCATGGCTATCTCTACCACGTGCTGGACGCGCCGCAGATTAGCGACGCGGAATATGACGCGCTGTTGAACGAACTGCGGCGCCTGGAGGCTGATCATCCAGAGCTTCAGGCCGCGGATTCACCCACGCAGCGGCTGGGTGGCTGGGTGGCCGATCGCTTTGTCAAGGTGCGCCACCCGCAGCCGATGCTCAGCCTGAGCAATGCCTTCAATCCCGGTGAACTGCGCGCCTGGCGTGAGCGCACCCTGCGCTTGCTGTCGCCTGAGGTGGGCCAAACGCTCAGCTATGTGGTTGAGCCGAAGATTGATGGCCTGACCGTGGTGCTGCACTATGACAACGGCCGCTTTGTCCTCGGCGCCACGCGCGGTGATGGCACGGAGGGCGAGGACATCACCGCCAACCTGCGCACCGTGCGCGGCCTGCCGCTGACCATCCCGCTGACGGGTAAGCAGCCCGCGCCGGCTCGCCTGGTGGTGCGCGGCGAGGCGTATGTCAACGTGGCCGACTTTCAACGCTTCAACGAACAGAGCGCCGCGCAGGAAGGACGCACCTATGCCAACCCGCGCAACTTCGCGGCCGGCGCGCTGCGCCAGCTTGACTCCGCGATCAGTGCGCAGCGCCCCTTGCGCCTGTGGGCCTACCAGGTGGTGGTACTCGAAGGCGCAGCACCGTTGGCCACGCAGTGGGACGCGTTGACTTTTCTGCGCGACCTGGGCTTCCCGGTGATCTCCCTGGGCGAGCACATTCGCCTCTTCGACGACTTCGAGCCGTTGGTGGATTACGTGGTCGCCTGGGAAGATCAGCGTCAGGCGTTGCCCTATGAAACTGACGGCCTGGTCATCAAGATCAACCAGGTGGCGCTGCACGAGGAATTGGGCTTCGTGGGTAAAGAGCCGCGCTGGGCCACCGCCTACAAATACCCGGCGCACGAGGTGATCACCCGCCTGCTCGACATTCAGGTCAACGTGGGCCGCACCGGTTCGATCAACCCCTTTGCCGTGTTGGAACCGGCGGCCGTGGGCGGTGTGATGGTGCGCAACGCCACGCTGCACAACGCTGACTATGTCGCGGAACTGGACTTGCGCATCGGCGACCGCGTGATCATCAAGCGGGCCGGCGAGGTCATTCCGCAGGTGCTGCGCTCCTTGCCGGAACTGCGTGACGGCTCCGAGCGCGTCTGGACGATGCCGGAGAAATGCCCGGTCTGCGGCGAGGCGATCCAGCGGCCGGCCGGCGAGGCAGCCTACCACTGCGTCAACAGCGCGTGCCCGGCGCAATTGGTGCGCGGCATCGAGCACTTTGTGTCGCGGGGCGCGATGGACATCGAGGGCTTTGGCATCCGCCAGGCCGAGTTGTTCGTGCAACTGGGCTTTATTACCGATCTGGCCGACATCTATTACCTGCATGAGCGCAGGGCTGAGCTGCTGGGCCGGGAAGGTTTTGGCGAGAAGAAGGTCAGCAACCTGCTGAGCGCCATCGAGGCGTCGAAGGAACGCCCCTTCAGCCGTTTGCTCAACGCGCTGGGCATTCACGGCGTCGGCGCGGTGGGCGCGGAGACTATCGCCAGTCATTTTGGCGGTATCGAAGCGTTGCTGACCGCCACCGCGGATGACCTCAGCCAGATCAGCGGCGTGGGGCCGGTGCTGGCCGCCAGCGTGGTGGATTGGTTCAGCCACGCGCCGAACCGGCGGACGATCGAGCGCCTGCGCGCCGCGGGCGTGCGCCTGGCCGCAGACGCACCGGCCCTGGTCGGGCCGCAGACATTCGCAGGCATGACGTTCGTCATCACCGGCACGTTGGAAGGCCTGAGCCGCGACGGGGCCAAAGCTCTGATCGAGGCCCAGGGCGGCAAAGTGACCGATTCTATGAGCAAGAAGACCAATTATCTGCTGTTGGGCACAAACCCCGGCAGTAAGGCGGCGAAGGCGGCCGGCCTGGGCGTTCCTACGATCAGCCTGGATGATCTGCTGCGCCTGCTGCACGCCTGA
- a CDS encoding gamma carbonic anhydrase family protein → MLDPFFHPETIHRSVFIAPGAIITGQVTLGPESSVWFGCVLRGDVNTITIGAQCNIQDGCILHVDGDKPLRLGDRVSLGHGAIVHGCTVEDDVLIGIRATVLSGALIGHGSLIGAGALVPEGMVVPPHSLVLGLPAKIVRPVSSEQAAMIRRIAQSYVQSSRAYLAGRSAPSPQVTLA, encoded by the coding sequence ATGCTCGATCCTTTTTTTCACCCTGAGACGATTCATCGTTCCGTCTTCATCGCGCCCGGCGCCATCATCACCGGCCAGGTGACGCTGGGGCCGGAGTCATCGGTGTGGTTCGGCTGCGTGTTGCGCGGCGATGTCAACACGATCACCATCGGCGCGCAGTGCAACATCCAGGACGGCTGCATCCTGCACGTGGATGGGGACAAGCCTCTGCGCCTGGGTGACCGTGTCAGCCTGGGGCACGGCGCCATCGTGCATGGATGTACGGTGGAAGACGACGTGCTGATCGGCATTCGCGCCACCGTGCTCAGCGGCGCGTTGATCGGCCACGGCTCGCTGATCGGCGCGGGCGCGCTGGTGCCTGAAGGCATGGTGGTGCCGCCCCATTCGTTGGTGCTCGGTCTGCCCGCCAAAATCGTGCGGCCGGTCAGTTCGGAGCAGGCCGCCATGATTCGTCGCATCGCGCAGTCCTACGTCCAATCCAGCCGCGCCTACCTGGCCGGCCGCAGCGCGCCCTCCCCCCAGGTTACGCTGGCATGA
- a CDS encoding TIGR00300 family protein, translating to MSEEIRLEGHIIDSLILPRVMDVIMDAGGNFDVLEVDVGTHKHAVSLARMKVLADTQEQMDHIITALQELGAQLVNSDDAHVTPAPTDGALPDAFYSTTNLPTEVRLGGRWQSVEGTEMDLVVVVAPDQGRAHNVPISEVKQGDLVVVGHSGIRVLPPQRQREQEVFSFMRNEVSSERPNKLAIAQIARTMRQVREAGQRICFVIGPAIIHSGAGPYMERLIRSGYVQVLFGGNAIAVHDVESQLFGTSLGINLTNGLPVPGGHSHHMRAINAMRRIGSIKRAVESGFLRSGLMAEAYRSGIDMVLAGSVRDDGPMPDVIGDMGEAQRQMRAALHGVEMCIMLATMLHSIGTGNLLASHVKVVAVDINPATVTKLADRGSFQAVGIVTDAELFLRELVEELDLPE from the coding sequence CTGAGCGAAGAGATCAGGCTCGAAGGGCATATTATTGACTCCTTGATCCTGCCGCGTGTGATGGATGTCATCATGGACGCGGGGGGCAACTTCGATGTGCTCGAAGTGGACGTGGGCACGCATAAGCACGCGGTCAGCCTGGCGCGTATGAAGGTTCTTGCCGACACGCAGGAGCAGATGGATCATATCATCACTGCGCTGCAGGAATTGGGCGCGCAGTTGGTCAACAGCGACGACGCGCATGTGACGCCAGCGCCGACAGACGGCGCGCTGCCAGATGCCTTCTATTCCACAACCAACCTGCCGACCGAGGTGCGCCTGGGCGGACGCTGGCAGTCTGTGGAAGGCACGGAGATGGACCTGGTGGTGGTGGTGGCCCCGGACCAGGGCCGGGCGCACAACGTGCCGATCTCAGAGGTCAAACAGGGTGATTTGGTCGTCGTGGGGCACAGCGGTATCCGCGTACTGCCGCCGCAGCGCCAGCGTGAGCAGGAAGTCTTCAGCTTCATGCGCAACGAAGTCTCATCGGAGCGGCCGAACAAGCTGGCGATTGCCCAGATTGCGCGCACCATGCGCCAGGTGCGCGAGGCCGGGCAGCGCATCTGCTTTGTGATCGGCCCGGCCATCATTCACAGCGGCGCGGGGCCGTACATGGAGCGCCTGATTCGCAGCGGCTATGTGCAGGTGCTCTTTGGCGGCAATGCCATCGCCGTGCATGATGTCGAGTCGCAGCTCTTCGGCACCTCGCTCGGCATCAACCTGACCAACGGGCTGCCCGTGCCCGGCGGTCACAGCCATCACATGCGCGCGATCAATGCTATGCGGCGCATCGGTTCGATCAAGCGCGCGGTGGAGAGCGGTTTCCTGCGCAGCGGCCTGATGGCGGAGGCCTATCGCAGTGGCATTGACATGGTGCTGGCCGGCTCCGTGCGTGATGACGGCCCCATGCCCGATGTCATCGGCGATATGGGCGAGGCGCAGCGCCAGATGCGCGCCGCGCTACATGGCGTGGAGATGTGCATCATGCTGGCCACCATGCTGCATTCGATTGGCACCGGCAACCTGCTCGCCAGCCATGTCAAGGTGGTGGCGGTGGACATCAACCCGGCCACGGTGACTAAGCTGGCGGACCGCGGTTCGTTCCAGGCGGTTGGCATCGTGACCGATGCGGAACTGTTCTTGCGCGAGCTGGTCGAAGAGCTCGACCTGCCAGAATAG
- a CDS encoding SH3 domain-containing protein has translation MTYDSENNRSAPADWNDSADDTGATDADVDADADVDADGWDNQPNFAAGASRSPGLLAWVAGGVVLALIVLALIWGISGFGRVEPTATPTPTLVTVFQATATPTMLAGAVITPTADLSFTATPTPAPIPATQIRMGGRVRVVNANPEGISVRFGAGQGNARMTTLYDGVELTVMEPPAGYTDPYPTIADGFTWWRIRMDDGTVGWMASAWLQPIN, from the coding sequence ATGACGTATGACTCTGAGAACAACCGATCGGCGCCTGCTGACTGGAATGATTCGGCCGACGACACCGGCGCGACTGATGCTGACGTTGACGCTGACGCTGACGTTGATGCCGACGGCTGGGACAATCAGCCGAATTTCGCAGCCGGAGCGTCCCGTAGCCCTGGCCTGTTAGCTTGGGTAGCCGGTGGCGTGGTGCTGGCGTTGATCGTCCTGGCGTTGATCTGGGGCATCAGCGGCTTTGGCCGCGTGGAGCCAACCGCTACCCCAACCCCAACCCTGGTGACGGTCTTTCAAGCCACGGCCACGCCAACCATGCTTGCCGGCGCCGTCATCACACCGACGGCCGATCTGTCTTTTACCGCCACGCCGACGCCGGCGCCGATCCCTGCCACTCAGATTCGCATGGGCGGACGTGTGCGCGTCGTCAACGCGAATCCGGAAGGGATCAGCGTCCGCTTTGGCGCCGGTCAGGGCAATGCACGCATGACAACCCTGTACGATGGCGTTGAACTGACGGTCATGGAGCCGCCGGCCGGTTACACCGATCCCTACCCCACGATAGCCGACGGCTTCACCTGGTGGCGCATCCGCATGGACGATGGCACTGTCGGCTGGATGGCTTCCGCCTGGCTGCAGCCGATCAATTGA